The Panicum hallii strain FIL2 chromosome 9, PHallii_v3.1, whole genome shotgun sequence genome has a window encoding:
- the LOC112873994 gene encoding pentatricopeptide repeat-containing protein At3g13880-like, with translation MLPQRQTPPEHRLPNHLAHPNQTPPPPPARSRPPEASPRHARRRLRLPSLEPSVYSGLLRRASRTRSLALARLAHSHMLRAGYRPGLFLRNNLLAAYSRCGDMRHARLLFDGMPSRDAVSWNTLIAGYSSQGSARLALGAFRDARRDVAVAVDKFTYATVLAACGGARDGRSGRAAHGLAVVSGLARTSFVTNSVIDMYAKCGMIDEVRLVFDRAQERDEVSWNLLLLAYVRMGWPEVAVNVLVWMHRSGVKLDAFALGGILKACSELKDSEDVRMMLHGCVVKVGLDLDVFVGSAMVDMYAKNGGLEEAIKVFDCIPGQNVVIYNAMIAGFARLGNEPCPEIRIEAVRLYADLLQKRIRPSKFTLKSVLEVCNLTNAVRCGRQIHAHVILGGFEYDEFIGNALINLYAKAQLVDDSLRCFHRTPKQEIFTWTSMITAFVQDGHSFKALNLFKELLYLEKEPDQFTMSGVMNACSALSVPITCEQIHCYAVKSGFDQFTLCGNSQIEMYRCTGDLKAAKKTFEKISCLDTFSWSQMILSYAVHGHEREALLLFKKMFDCGVVVNKFTFLAVLIACSHQGLVDEGFRHYESMVSDYGFVPDVNHIACMVDLLGHVGKVADAEDFIMRSGLENDAVLWHALLRACRINGDKNRGVKIGEKLMTLEPSAASSYVMLYSLYMDAGKISLAMRTRGQMRERGMTKEAGISWAEFGGSIHQFADGDNSCSQKPESFTRLEELLVRVKQKTEHGGMNVWELGFQARKVGENSISKHGELLVVALGLSTLPNTAPVRVMKNQNMSWESHETLKLLSEGENREIIIRDPARFHHFSQGSCSCRDYW, from the exons ATGCTCCCGCAGAGACAGACGCCGCCGGAACATCGCCTCCCAAACCACCTCGCACATCCGAACCAGaccccgcctccgcctccggcaCGTTCGCGGCCGCCTGAAGCTTCGCCgcgccacgcacgccgtcgcCTCCGGCTCCCGTCCCTTGAGCCATCGGTCTACAGCGGCCTCCTCCGTCGCGCGTCGCGGACCCGGTCGCTGGCGCTGGCCAGGCTCGCGCACTCCCACATGCTCCGCGCCGGCTACCGGCCGGGCCTGTTCCTGCGCAACAACTTGCTCGCCGCCTACTCCCGCTGCGGCGACATGCGGCACGCGCGCCTCCTGTTCGACGGAATGCCGAGCCGGGACGCTGTCTCCTGGAACACGCTCATCGCCGGTTACTCCAGCCAGGGCTCCGCGCGCCTGGCGCTCGGCGCTTTCCGGGACGCACGGCGcgacgtcgccgtcgccgtggatAAGTTCACCTACGCCACGGTGCTGGCAGCATGTGGCGGCGCGAGGGATGGTAGGAGCGGCCGGGCCGCACATGGGCTGGCCGTGGTGAGTGGGCTTGCACGGACTTCTTTCGTGACCAACTCGGTGATCGACATGTACGCCAAGTGTGGGATGATTGATGAGGTGAGGCTGGTGTTTGATCGGGCGCAGGAGCGGGATGAGGTTTCGTGGAACCTGCTTCTGTTGGCGTATGTGCGGATGGGCTGGCCAGAGGTGGCGGTGAATGTGCTTGTCTGGATGCACCGGTCAGGGGTGAAGCTGGATGCTTTCGCTCTGGGTGGGATCCTGAAGGCTTGCTCTGAGCTCAAGGATTCGGAGGATGTTCGCATGATGCTGCATGGTTGTGTGGTTAAGGTTGGTCTGGACTTGGATGTGTTCGTAGGGAGTGCAATGGTGGACATGTATGCAAAGAACGGTGGGTTGGAGGAGGCCATCAAGGTGTTTGATTGCATTCCGGGCCAGAATGTGGTGATTTACAATGCCATGATAGCAGGGTTTGCTAGGTTAGGTAATGAGCCATGTCCTGAGATTAGAATTGAAGCAGTCAGGCTTTATGCAGACTTGCTCCAGAAGAGGATAAGACCCTCTAAGTTTACACTCAAGAGTGTGCTTGAAGTCTGCAATTTGACCAATGCTGTGCGATGTGGGAGGCAGATACATGCCCATGTTATCCTCGGTGGGTTTGAATATGACGAGTTCATTGGAAATGCTCTGATTAACCTATATGCAAAAGCACAGTTAGTTGATGATAGTCTGAGATGCTTCCATAGGACTCCCAAGCAAGAGATTTTTACATGGACATCTATGATTACAGCATTTGTGCAGGATGGGCATTCTTTTAAGGCGCTCAACTTGTTCAAAGAGCTTCTTTACCTGGAAAAGGAGCCAGACCAATTCACCATGTCAGGTGTGATGAATGCCTGTTCTGCTCTGAGTGTACCCATAACATGTGAGCAGATACACTGTTATGCAGTCAAATCTGGGTTCGATCAGTTTACTCTTTGTGGCAATTCTCAGATTGAGATGTATAGGTGTACAGGTGATCTTAAGGCTGCAAAGAAGACATTTGAGAAAATATCATGTCTGGATACTTTCTCGTGGTCTCAAATGATTCTGAGCTATGCTGTGCATGGTCATGAAAGAGAGGCTCTACTTCTCTTCAAGAAAATGTTCGATTGTGGTGTCGTAGTAAATAAGTTCACATTTCTTGCTGTTCTTATTGCTTGCAGCCATCAGGGACTGGTAGATGAAGGTTTCAG GCATTATGAGAGCATGGTGTCAGATTATGGCTTTGTCCCCGATGTAAATCATATAGCTTGCATGGTTGACCTCCTAGGCCATGTTGGGAAGGTGGCTGATGCTGAAGATTTCATAATGAGGTCTGGATTAGAAAACGATGCAGTACTTTGGCATGCGCTATTGCGTGCCTGCAGAATCAATGGGGACAAAAATAGGGGTGTAAAAATAGGAGAAAAACTAATGACGCTTGAACCTTCTGCTGCTAGTTCCTATGTCATGCTGTACAGCTTATACATGGATGCTGGCAAAATCTCACTTGCTATGCGGACAAGAGGCCAGATGAGAGAGCGAGGAATGACTAAGGAGGCTGGGATTAGTTGGGCCGAGTTTGGAGGATCCATCCATCAATTTGCTGATGGAGATAATTCTTGCTCACAGAAACCTGAATCTTTCACAAGGTTGGAAGAGTTGTTGGTTAGGGTGAAACAGAAGACTGAGCATGGTGGAATGAATGTTTGGGAGTTGGGATTCCAAGCCAGAAAGGTTGGTGAGAACTCAATCAGCAAACATGGTGAATTGTTGGTGGTCGCTCTTGGGCTGTCTACTTTGCCAAACACTGCTCCTGTAAGAGTTATGAAGAATCAAAACATGTCCTGGGAAAGCCATGAGACGCTGAAGCTGCTGTCCGAAGGTGAAAACAGGGAAATCATTATCAGAGATCCTGCTCGCTTTCATCATTTTAGTCAAGGTTCATGCTCTTGCCGAGACTACTGGTAA
- the LOC112873996 gene encoding BTB/POZ domain-containing protein At2g13690-like, producing MADSTHHTIRRAAARPRGWCCSFSGLPDSPEHRALPAAAAQKLPPKSPLAPSFHSSPSSKLAGLIDPRRILSPGRVSPIDSEGSPAVAAAGAEEEEALPREQAAALAPFVAVREDEEEGGGGLDLRLSLRGRDGRCVVMELDSAVLRESSAFFADMVPDASGGGGGGGKRVEVDGVDNLEAFKEAVELMFEPDAMRWLARAGVSRAIGVLEVSSSIMFDRGIESCLRYIEAVPWNENEEERLKHVFARCTFDESVCRDVLARLQQQCRSGSEDLTVQLVESVTSGTNNGARKELQSLVSSLLSKSSVYHKDLSGLNKGSLYQICCSCLSSLVELFVENSVPVEDAGQATSVSDSKPMVERVSKQTENLNWLFDILVNNDMAERFVELWAKQDELIRMHEQASPMFRYELSRISASVFIALGKGRIQCPSDTRSQLFYGWFRPMLMDFGWLQRCSKGLDVRILEENLGQALLTLPLQQQQSLFEEWFRCFASRGTECPNLGRAFQVWWRRSFVRSSVEVRR from the exons ATGGCGGACTCCACGCACCACACcatccgccgcgccgccgcgcggccCCGCGGCTGGTGCTGCTCGTTCTCCGGCCTCCCGGATAGCCCCGAGCACCGCGcgctcccggccgccgccgcccagaaGCTGCCGCCCAAGTCCCCTCTGGCGCCGTCGTTCCACAGCTCGCCGTCGTCCAAGCTCGCGGGCCTCATCGACCCGCGCAGGATCCTCTCGCCGGGGCGCGTGTCGCCGATAGACTCCGAGGGCTCTCCGGCCGTAGCGGccgcgggggcggaggaggaggaggcgctgccgagggagcaggcggcggcgctggcgccgtTCGTAGCGGTgcgggaggacgaggaggagggtgGGGGCGGGCTGGATCTGAGGCTGTCCCTGCGCGGGAGGGACGGGAGGTGCGTCGTCATGGAGCTGGACTCCGCCGTGCTGCGCGAGAGCAGCGCCTTCTTCGCCGACATGGTGCCGGACGCCTCTGGtggagggggcggcgggggtaAGAGGGTCGAGGTGGATGGGGTAGACAACCTGGAGGCGTTCAAGGAGGCCGTGGAGCTCATGTTCGAGCCCGACGCCATGCGCTGGCTCGCCAGGGCCGGCGTGTCGCGGGCAATTGGTGTGCTCGAG GTTTCCTCCTCTATTATGTTTGACAGAGGAATTGAATCATGTTTGAGGTACATTGAAGCAGTTCCATGGAATGAGAATGAGGAAGAGAGGCTGAAGCATGTTTTTGCTAGATGTACTTTTGATGAATCAGTATGTAGAGATGTGCTGGCAAGATTGCAACAACAATGCAGGAGCGGCTCAGAGGATTTGACAGTGCAGCTTGTTGAATCTGTCACCAGTGGAACCAACAACGGTGCAAGGAAAGAGTTGCAATCTTTGGTCAGCAGTCTCCTAAGCAAAAGCTCAGTCTATCATAAGGACTTATCTGGGCTAAACAAAGGGAGCCTTTATCAAATATGCTGTTCCTGTTTGAGCTCACTGGTGGAACTTTTCGTGGAAAACTCAGTGCCAGTCGAGGATGCAGGTCAAGCTACATCAGTTTCAGATAGCAAGCCTATGGTTGAAAGGGTCAGTAAGCAAACTGAGAATCTCAATTGGCTCTTTGACATCCTTGTAAACAATGATATGGCAGAAAGATTTGTTGAGTTGTGGGCTAAGCAAGACGAGCTCATCAGAATGCATGAGCAAGCATCACCAATGTTCAGATACGAGCTGAGCCGGATATCAGCGAGCGTGTTCATCGCTCTGGGGAAAGGGAGAATCCAATGCCCCAGTGATACGAGGAGCCAGTTGTTCTATGGATGGTTCAGGCCAATGCTAATGGACTTCGGCTGGCTCCAAAGGTGCTCCAAAGGCCTTGATGTCAGGATACTGGAGGAGAACCTAGGGCAGGCCCTGCTCACCCTTCCACTTCAGCAGCAGCAAAGCTTATTCGAAGAATGGTTTCGGTGCTTTGCATCTAGAGGCACAGAATGCCCTAACCTCGGCAGAGCCTTCCAGGTATGGTGGAGGAGGTCATTTGTTAGATCATCTGTAGAGGTGCGTCGGTGA
- the LOC112873995 gene encoding uncharacterized protein LOC112873995: protein MAPRATQLLLFLIVGLLVLAAPAPALAADGTIVFTTLGRSRYAFDIFALPLAPRSSSCPAAEARLSDGASVNYNGNFAPSGDSLLFVSERNGTLNLYISLVPSGSGSGSRREALEVPKAAPLTPLLPWDPISLKDRPSLTADGAHLVYVSTAEPAGSPRRSWAGVYNTHLPSGSTRRLTPRGVADFSPAVSPSGEWTAAASPGPDGWGGEVEDLDTDIYVFRTSDGSRRTLAVRDGGWPTWADETTLFFHRRDSDGWYGVYRAKISFAGDAGVSAASVERITPPGFHAFTPAASPGAPGLVAVATRRPGSDYRHIEVIDVSGGGANAYFEVTRPVAPRVHHFNPFISPDGARVGYHRCRGSENGDSPLLLENIKSPAPDTFSLFRIDGSYPSFSHDGKRIAFVGLPGLFVVNSDGSGGRRRIFSGNAFPTAWDWKRKGVIYTSIGPDFASERTEVDVVAVSLGDDDDEGSSISIKKLTVGGGNNAFPSPSPDGKWIVFRSGRSGHKNLYIMDAEDGEAGGIRRLTEGPWSDTMCNWSPDGEWIAFASDRHNPGGGSFAIYMVHPNGTGLRRVVHSADGGRTNHPWFSPDSKSLVFTTDYAAVSAEPISNPHHYQPYGEIFTVNIDGSGIRRLTHNSFEDGTPSWTPYYLKPEDVGETLQASGACAFEDCHWLNIDAKPDGLMCGRHG from the coding sequence ATGGCTCCCCGCGCCACCCAGCTCCTGCTCTTCCTCATCGTCGGGCTACTCGTcctcgccgcgcccgcgccggcgcTCGCCGCCGACGGCACCATCGTCTTCACCACGCTGGGCCGCAGCCGCTACGCCTTCGACATCTTCGCGCTCCCGCTCGCCccgcgctcctcctcctgccCCGCCGCCGAGGCCCGCCTCAGCGATGGCGCCTCCGTCAACTACAACGGCAACTTCGCGCCGTCCGGGGACTCCCTCCTCTTCGTCTCCGAGCGCAACGGCACCCTCAACCTCTACATCTCCCTCGTCccctccggctccggctccggctctcgCCGCGAGGCGCTTGAGGTGCCCAAGGCGGCGCCGCTCACGCCGCTGCTCCCTTGGGACCCCATCTCGCTCAAGGACCGCCCGTCGCTGACCGCCGACGGCGCCCACCTCGTGTATGTCTCCACCGCCGAGCCCGCCGGGTCACCGCGCCGGAGTTGGGCGGGCGTCTACAACACGCACCTGCCCTCCGGGTCCACGCGCCGGCTCACCCCACGCGGCGTCGCCGACTTCAGCCCCGCCGTGTCGCCGTCCGGGGAGTGGACGGCCGCCGCGTCGCCCGGCCCGGACGGGtggggcggcgaggtggaggacCTCGACACCGACATCTACGTCTTCCGGACGTCCGACGGGTCGCGGCGGACGCTGGCCGTCCGCGACGGCGGCTGGCCGACCTGGGCCGACGAGACAACCCTCTTCTTCCACCGCCGGGACAGCGACGGCTGGTACGGCGTGTACCGCGCCAAGATCTCGTTCGCGGGTGACGCCGGCGTGTCCGCGGCGTCCGTCGAGCGCATCACCCCGCCGGGGTTCCACGCCTTCACCCCGGCCGCGTCGCCCGGCGCGCCGGGGCTCGTGGCGGTGGCGACCAGGCGGCCCGGCTCGGACTACCGCCACATCGAGGTCATCGacgtgagcggcggcggcgcgaacgCCTACTTCGAGGTGACCAGGCCCGTGGCGCCGCGCGTGCACCACTTCAACCCGTTCATCTCGCCGGACGGCGCGCGCGTCGGGTACCACCGGTGCCGGGGGAGCGAGAACGGGGACTCGCCGCTGCTCCTGGAGAACATCAAGAGCCCCGCGCCGGACACGTTCTCACTGTTCAGGATCGACGGGTCGTACCCCTCCTTCTCGCACGACGGCAAGAGGATCGCCTTCGTCGGGCTGCCGGGGCTGTTCGTGGTCAACTCCGACGGTTCCGGTGGTCGCCGGCGAATCTTCTCTGGCAACGCCTTCCCCACGGCATGGGACTGGAAGAGGAAGGGGGTCATCTACACCAGCATCGGGCCAGACTTCGCGAGCGAGAGGACGGAGGTGGACGTGGTCGCCGTGTCGCttggcgacgacgacgacgagggctCGAGCATCTCGATCAAGAAGCTCACCGTGGGTGGCGGGAACAACGCGTTCCCTTCCCCCTCGCCGGACGGCAAGTGGATAGTGTTCCGGTCGGGGAGGTCCGGGCACAAGAACCTCTACATCATGGACGCCGAGGACGGCGAGGCCGGCGGCATCCGGCGCCTGACCGAGGGCCCCTGGTCCGACACCATGTGCAACTGGTCCCCCGACGGCGAGTGGATCGCGTTCGCCTCCGACCGGCACAaccccggcggcggcagcttcgCCATCTACATGGTCCACCCGAACGGCACCGGGCTGCGGCGGGTGGTGCACAGCGCCGACGGCGGGCGGACGAACCACCCCTGGTTCAGCCCGGACTCCAAGTCCCTGGTGTTCACGACGGACTACGCCGCCGTGTCCGCGGAGCCCATCTCGAACCCGCACCACTACCAGCCCTACGGCGAGATCTTCACCGTGAACATCGACGGCTCGGGCATCCGGCGGCTCACGCACAACTCGTTCGAGGACGGGACGCCGTCGTGGACGCCCTACTACCTGAAGCCGGAGGACGTCGGCGAGACGCTGCAGGCCTCCGGGGCGTGCGCGTTCGAGGACTGCCACTGGCTCAACATCGATGCCAAGCCAGATGGCCTCATGTGTGGTAGGCACGGCTAA
- the LOC112875557 gene encoding uncharacterized protein LOC112875557, which yields MKVSRKQPQPQQQEEGSPAPEAMDAAAVQGEEEEEAGCSGKAPDGEAEAEGSTVVVGVRADHESRALLTWVLVNAAAPGDRVVAVHVVVASRAEAAAAVDFDAMLGVYEGFCNLKQINLKVKICKDSSVRKALVREARLFGASKLVLGLAKKRRAISSLHSVAKYCAKKLPASCAVFAVNNGKIEFKRESNIHSGKVSAEVAPCGEDEMYCVVPFQAHQPKDDGEVDTTQDVGTKGSKPEDTIVEAQPVSCLDPVDLSRDQVQIDTDPSVKAEESCVEPVDLSRDLIKIDTDPSVKAEESCMDPVDLSRDQVQIDTDPSVKAEESTAEQKDGIAELPGQGASVLYCVLPARSSDSVASASSRQDHDSIDLPAEGAGELYCVLPPRNGHSGRSIGDSRRSTVSWKGAKPANSALEGDGDLYCWLPKNGRSGRSSGGSKRSVGIKGVIRRSSSFSSDIHVNSETSPSKRDGSVSMAATERSSSTVSTEAEDSPNYSARNAETPLSSPMSLRRMIEGRSDRCHLRRRIFSHHRSSSFEWAKISMVQWAMRLPSRYTSVHPDSKLLKSDASPRLNCESETESTSAVEPESMFSFAFYDVAWPPSELESLREKYSSVCRLFSYEELKLATSNYSPDMLIGKGGTSQVYKAQLYDGTYSAIKILKPSVDAIHEFITEIEIVTSLQHENIVALRGFSFENYNLVLVYDHMSKGSLDKALHGNNDDTNFLIWERRNKIAIDIARALEFLHLGGVTQSVIHGDVKSSNVLLSEDFGARLCDFGLAKQVSASTPHLTCTDITGTFGYLAPEYFSYGKVNEKIDVYAFGVVLLEIISGRRPITPGSAKGHESLVGWAKPLLSSGEIKQLLDPFLGNDYDCDEMERMTLAASLCTRTSSHSRPEMSLVLKLLQGDDETIAWARSQVTASFDGSDEETSTPDSNMQSHLSLALLGVEEDTLSRCSSTVGTSADGYWSRSSSFD from the exons ATGAAGGTGTCCAGGaagcagccgcagccgcagcagcaggaggaagggtcgccggcgccggaggccatggacgcggcggcggtccagggggaggaggaggaggaggcggggtGCTCGGGGAAGGCGCCGGAcggggaggcggaggcggaggggagcACGGTGGTGGTCGGCGTGCGCGCGGACCACGAGAGCCGGGCGCTGCTGACGTGGGTGCTCGTCAATGCGGCGGCGCCCGGGGACCGGGTCGTAGCCGTCCACGTCGTGGTGGCGTcccgggcggaggcggccgCCGCGGTCGACTTCGACGCCATGCTCGGCGTCTACGAGGGGTTCTGCAACCTCAAGCAG ATCAATCTGAAGGTCAAGATTTGCAAGGACTCGTCAGTTCGCAAGGCACTTGTCCGTGAAGCCAGACTGTTTGGGGCCTCCAAGCTTGTCCTCGGCCTCGCTAAGAAAAGGCGTGCAATTTC GTCCTTGCATTCAGTTGCAAAGTATTGCGCAAAGAAGCTGCCAGCAAGTTGTGCAGTCTTTGCCGTGAACAATGGCAAGATCGAGTTCAAGAGAGAATCAAATATCCACTCAGGCAAGGTCTCAGCAGAAGTTGCTCCCTGTGGCGAAGATGAGATGTATTGCGTAGTGCCGTTCCAAGCCCATCAACCTAAAGATGATGGCGAGGTTGACACCACGCAAGATGTTGGCACAAAGGGCAGTAAGCCGGAGGACACCATTGTGGAAGCGCAGCCTGTTTCATGCTTGGACCCTGTGGATTTGTCAAGGGATCAGGTTCAGATTGATACAGATCCTTCTGTTAAGGCTGAAGAGTCATGCGTGGAACCTGTGGATTTGTCAAGGGATCTGATTAAGATTGATACAGATCCTTCTGTTAAGGCTGAAGAGTCATGCATGGACCCTGTGGATTTGTCAAGGGATCAGGTTCAGATTGATACAGATCCTTCTGTTAAAGCTGAAGAGTCAACAGCTGAACAGAAAGATGGGATTGCCGAGCTTCCTGGTCAGGGTGCCAGCGTGTTGTACTGTGTGCTTCCGGCAAGGAGTTCCGATTCAGTTGCAAGTGCTTCAAGTAGGCAGGACCATGATTCAATTGATCTGCCAGCTGAAGGGGCTGGGGAGCTCTACTGTGTATTACCCCCAAGAAATGGTCATTCAGGCAGGAGTATTGGTGATTCTAGGCGTTCAACTGTGAGTTGGAAAGGTGCTAAACCAGCCAATTCGGCGCTTGAAGGAGACGGCGACCTGTACTGCTGGCTGCCTAAGAATGGACGTTCGGGTAGGAGTTCTGGGGGATCCAAACGTTCTGTTGGTATAAAAGGTGTGATTAGGCGTAGCAGTAGTTTCTCCAGTGATATTCACGTGAACTCGGAGACATCACCTAGTAAGAGGGATGGCTCAGTTAGCATGGCTGCTACTGAACGGTCATCTTCTACTGTATCCACAGAAGCTGAGGATTCACCAAATTACTCTGCACGAAATGCTGAAACTCCCTTGAGTTCTCCAATGTCACTGAGAAGGATGATAGAAGGAAGATCCGACCGCTGCCACCTCCGTAGGAGGATCTTCAGCCATCACAGAAGCTCATCTTTTGAATGGGCAAAAATCTCAATGGTTCAATGGGCAATGAGGCTTCCAAGCCGTTACACTTCAGTCCACCCAGACAGCAAACTATTGAAATCAGATGCAAGTCCAAGGTTGAACTGTGAATCTGAAACTGAATCCACTTCAGCTGTTGAGCCAGAATCTATGTTTTCTTTCGCTTTCTATGATGTAGCATGGCCTCCAAGTGAATTGGAATCACTTCGAGAGAAGTATTCTTCAGtttgtaggttgtttagttacgAAGAACTCAAACTTGCAACATCCAACTATTCACCTG ATATGCTAATTGGAAAGGGTGGAACCAGCCAAGTTTACAAGGCACAACTATATGATGGAACATATTCTGCCATAAAGATTCTGAAACCCTCAGTTGATGCAATACATGAGTTTATTACAGAGATTGAGATTGTAACCAGCTTGCAACATGAAAACATTGTCGCACTAAGGGGATTCAGCTTTGAGAACTACAATCTTGTGTTGGTATATGATCACATGTCCAAAGGAAGCTTGGACAAAGCTCTTCATG GAAATAATGATGACACTAATTTTCTTATCTGGGAGAGGAGAAATAAGATAGCAATTGACATTGCAAGAGCACTTGAATTCCTTCATCTTGGCGGTGTGACCCAATCTGTGATTCATGGAGATGTTAAGTCTTCAAATGTCCTCCTTTCTGAAGATTTTGGGGCACGG CTGTGTGATTTTGGGTTAGCAAAGCAAGTGTCAGCTTCGACTCCCCACCTAACATGTACTGACATCACCGGAACTTTCGG GTACTTGGCTCCCGAATATTTTTCGTACGGGAAGGTCAATGAGAAGATTGATGTCTATGCTTTTGGAGTAGTACTGCTAGAGATTATTTCAGGAAGGAGACCCATCACACCAGGAAGTGCAAAGGGCCATGAAAGCCTGGTTGGTTGG GCAAAGCCCTTACTGTCCAGTGGAGAAATTAAACAGCTGCTTGATCCATTTTTGGGGAACGATTACGACTGCGATGAAATGGAGAGGATGACGCTGGCTGCTTCGCTGTGCACAAGGACATCTTCTCATTCTCGACCAGAAATGTCACTG GTCCTGAAACTGCTCCAAGGGGACGACGAAACAATCGCGTGGGCGCGGTCGCAGGTCACCGCCAGCTTCGACGGCTCAGATGAGGAGACCTCAACCCCTGACTCGAACATGCAGTCACATCTGAGCCTTGCGCTGCTCGGGGTGGAGGAGGACACGCTCTCGCGCTGCAGCAGCACCGTGGGCACCTCGGCCGACGGCTACTGGAGCCGGTCGTCGAGCTTCGACTAG